A genomic segment from Luteolibacter ambystomatis encodes:
- a CDS encoding exo-alpha-sialidase has translation MHARLLALTLPLLSIPAEAKTLRLFIVTGESNALGTVGTTDLTMRSRPPGQHAAEHAGGVPFFWDNLANATTSGDAALGASSGWTILGAQTGGYHAGNDDHWGPEIGFSRLLWDTGYRDFGIIKAARGDGGNTFWLKGSTDDHMYQKITATVQAATTSLPAGYDDYEISGVLYVQGESNSTAEASAAGTRFSTLLSNLSADLPHATALKGVFGEIAGTGTNRDTTRTNQKSLADSRADIGYAESTGLTLQNEDGQSLHDDADSELLLGERMAAEMIGTGATGTTPMPAWSQLYGWFLADHGAAFDSSGAVQRWGNLVDGSAVHDLTRRVAGLTYRRPVTLAGGGVREVLRFDGSNDLWANSTEFGPLTSARSVAVLCQVTGTGDGFLFDGSTSSGRTRVQIRSGKWQAGVATSSAAWNGAETDTATRQTTVWQRHVFTFEPFDAGSGNIDTRIRHYVNGVEIANIVDADATNLGGLILGSNGGSPFSRLSCDIAEVAVFSKTLDASEVATLDSAWSSRWNNPGPPPFAAAVSQTPATVARFGRSELLHLSVDCPAAGSTTLQKVRLTLAPGTRRNIQSVHLLGTGLTTVTNPSTASLADVSLPSSDTLDLTCSSSLLEGRNHFSVVIVPKRRALLGSTLDAKIDSITVSGNPSGTMEPTNADPAGALTLGLVPSFTDIRRSGQDAVNTYRIPGIVSDTHGVLHAVFDIRYDSSADLPANVDVGYMRSTDGGATWSPMKAIMDFDASIPGSSGNGVGDPCILHDPVTDTIWVAALWSFGNHAYNGSGAGTAITQSGQYVLTKSTDGGNTWSAPINITAEVKDDINWRLVFQGPGHGFAMRNGTLVFPSQYRDASGTVRTCSVFSSDHGATWDFGSSVPTSSPQTNENTACELDDGRLLFSMRTPSGSNGQRAWARYTPGGATPMKDGTWGSLFRLSSVPDPVCQGSVIQWASKLAGQPRELILFGNPASSSTRTNFTLRVSADAGASWPASRQLYAGSAAYSSICILPDRSIGILFEKDDYSLITFARVEEEWLLNPAIDSDGDGMPDAWETLNGTNPSVNDASGDPDGDGQGNLQEHLAGTDPLAKSSVLVLTSQAVTPGGLDVSWASVPGRTYRIEESMDLMTWATDTADVTATSTTSSTMISTGPEKKFVRVKALR, from the coding sequence ATGCACGCCCGTCTTCTCGCACTCACGCTGCCGCTTCTCTCCATCCCTGCGGAGGCCAAAACCCTGCGGCTGTTCATTGTCACCGGCGAATCGAACGCACTCGGCACGGTGGGCACCACGGATCTCACCATGCGATCACGTCCACCGGGCCAGCATGCCGCCGAGCATGCGGGAGGAGTTCCCTTCTTCTGGGACAATCTGGCGAACGCCACCACCAGCGGTGATGCGGCACTGGGCGCATCCTCCGGCTGGACGATCCTTGGTGCGCAAACGGGTGGCTACCATGCGGGCAATGACGACCACTGGGGACCGGAGATCGGTTTTTCCCGCCTCCTCTGGGACACGGGCTATCGCGACTTCGGAATCATCAAAGCAGCTCGTGGGGATGGGGGAAATACCTTCTGGTTGAAGGGCTCCACCGATGACCACATGTATCAGAAGATCACAGCCACCGTTCAGGCAGCGACCACATCGCTGCCTGCCGGCTACGATGACTATGAGATTTCCGGAGTTCTGTATGTCCAGGGCGAGAGCAACAGCACGGCGGAAGCATCCGCGGCGGGCACGCGTTTCTCCACTCTGCTCTCCAATCTTTCCGCCGATCTCCCCCACGCCACGGCTTTGAAGGGCGTATTCGGCGAGATCGCCGGTACCGGCACGAACCGCGACACCACCCGCACCAACCAGAAATCCCTGGCCGACAGCCGCGCGGACATCGGCTACGCGGAATCCACGGGCCTGACGCTTCAAAACGAAGACGGCCAATCGCTCCACGACGATGCCGACAGCGAACTCCTGTTGGGGGAACGCATGGCGGCGGAAATGATCGGCACCGGAGCCACCGGCACCACACCGATGCCCGCGTGGTCGCAACTGTACGGCTGGTTCCTCGCCGATCACGGCGCGGCTTTCGATTCGTCCGGGGCAGTTCAGCGGTGGGGCAATCTGGTCGATGGAAGCGCCGTCCACGATCTGACACGGCGCGTGGCTGGCCTCACCTACCGGCGTCCGGTAACGCTTGCAGGCGGCGGCGTGCGTGAAGTGTTGCGCTTTGATGGCAGCAACGACCTGTGGGCGAACTCCACGGAGTTCGGTCCGCTCACCAGCGCACGCTCGGTGGCGGTGCTCTGCCAGGTCACTGGAACCGGAGATGGCTTCCTGTTTGATGGTTCCACTTCCAGCGGGAGAACCCGTGTCCAGATCCGCAGTGGCAAATGGCAGGCGGGCGTGGCCACGTCCTCCGCAGCATGGAACGGAGCGGAGACTGATACCGCCACGCGTCAGACCACCGTATGGCAGCGGCATGTTTTCACCTTCGAGCCGTTCGATGCCGGCAGCGGAAACATCGACACACGTATCCGCCACTATGTGAATGGCGTGGAGATCGCGAACATTGTTGATGCGGATGCCACCAATCTCGGCGGTCTCATTCTGGGCAGCAATGGCGGCAGTCCCTTCAGCCGCCTCTCCTGCGACATCGCAGAAGTCGCCGTGTTTTCCAAGACGCTGGACGCGTCCGAAGTCGCCACGCTCGATTCCGCGTGGTCTTCCCGATGGAACAACCCCGGACCTCCGCCATTTGCCGCCGCGGTTTCGCAGACTCCGGCAACGGTGGCGCGCTTCGGCCGCAGCGAATTGCTTCATCTCTCCGTGGATTGCCCGGCGGCGGGCAGCACCACACTGCAGAAAGTCCGTCTCACCCTCGCTCCCGGCACGCGGCGGAATATCCAATCCGTCCATCTGTTGGGCACGGGTCTGACCACCGTGACGAATCCCTCCACAGCCTCCCTGGCGGACGTGTCCTTGCCATCATCAGACACACTCGATCTCACCTGCTCGTCCTCGCTGCTTGAGGGACGCAATCATTTCTCCGTCGTCATCGTTCCAAAGCGTCGGGCACTTCTCGGCAGCACACTGGACGCGAAGATCGATTCGATCACCGTCTCAGGCAATCCATCCGGCACGATGGAGCCAACCAATGCCGACCCCGCGGGCGCGCTCACCCTGGGGCTCGTGCCTTCGTTCACGGACATCCGTCGCAGCGGACAAGATGCGGTGAACACCTATCGAATCCCCGGCATCGTTTCCGATACCCACGGCGTGCTCCACGCCGTCTTTGACATCCGCTATGACAGCAGCGCCGATCTGCCTGCCAATGTGGACGTCGGTTACATGCGCAGCACGGATGGCGGAGCCACCTGGTCTCCCATGAAGGCGATCATGGATTTCGATGCCTCCATCCCAGGCTCCTCCGGCAACGGAGTCGGCGACCCATGCATCCTCCATGATCCGGTGACGGACACGATCTGGGTGGCGGCACTCTGGTCTTTCGGCAATCATGCATACAATGGATCAGGTGCGGGAACGGCGATCACCCAGAGCGGCCAGTACGTCCTGACGAAAAGCACGGATGGCGGAAACACCTGGTCCGCGCCGATCAATATCACGGCGGAAGTAAAGGACGACATCAACTGGCGTCTCGTCTTCCAAGGACCCGGCCATGGTTTCGCAATGAGGAATGGCACGCTCGTTTTTCCATCCCAGTACCGGGATGCCTCCGGCACCGTGCGTACATGCTCCGTTTTCAGCAGTGATCATGGAGCGACATGGGATTTCGGTTCCTCAGTTCCAACCTCCTCTCCGCAGACGAATGAAAACACCGCCTGCGAACTGGATGACGGCAGGCTGCTGTTCTCCATGCGCACTCCCTCCGGATCGAACGGCCAACGGGCATGGGCACGCTATACGCCCGGCGGAGCCACTCCGATGAAAGACGGCACGTGGGGCAGTCTGTTCCGCTTGTCCTCCGTGCCGGACCCGGTGTGCCAAGGCAGCGTAATCCAGTGGGCCAGCAAACTCGCCGGGCAACCACGCGAGCTGATCCTCTTCGGCAATCCTGCGAGTTCTTCCACCCGCACGAACTTCACCCTGCGTGTGTCCGCGGATGCCGGTGCAAGCTGGCCGGCATCCCGACAGCTCTATGCCGGATCCGCCGCCTATTCCTCGATCTGTATCCTCCCTGACCGGTCGATCGGAATACTCTTCGAAAAGGACGACTACAGCCTCATCACCTTCGCACGCGTGGAGGAAGAGTGGCTGTTGAATCCCGCCATCGACTCGGATGGAGACGGCATGCCGGACGCCTGGGAAACTCTCAACGGCACCAACCCGAGCGTGAACGATGCCTCCGGCGATCCCGATGGAGACGGGCAAGGCAATCTCCAGGAGCATCTGGCAGGAACCGATCCGCTCGCCAAATCCTCCGTTCTCGTCCTCACGTCACAAGCCGTGACACCCGGCGGCCTGGACGTGAGCTGGGCTTCCGTTCCCGGCCGCACCTATCGCATCGAGGAGAGCATGGACCTGATGACTTGGGCCACGGACACCGCCGATGTGACCGCAACCTCCACCACATCTTCCACGATGATCTCCACGGGCCCGGAGAAGAAGTTCGTGCGGGTGAAAGCCCTGCGATGA
- a CDS encoding substrate-binding domain-containing protein, which yields MRLRIQGGEWKEFLPGERRLAELLQVGRDTVRLAVQQLEREGTISPAEAGSRRRILVTTFAARKSNAGKHLKIGLLAHRPLEQLSQPALLEVDQIRRAIAGKGGSLEVFAPSWYERRAPAKNLEAFVSEETCSAWILLRSSEPVQRWFMQKGLPCLIRGYPHEGIDLPHLDVDWEATARHAAGRLWRLGHQRVGILVPTESLRGIAAAVKGALDLGETGFQPFEIPENGTVDGIARGLARALQLRNPPTALIATRPRQAATVLTWLGSRGIRVPADISLISLAREPFLEHLVPEVSGYDVDPDSVAKQVMRRLTSLISGNPHPGGNSWITPEVVKGASVAALKA from the coding sequence ATGCGGCTGCGCATCCAGGGCGGCGAGTGGAAGGAGTTCCTGCCCGGGGAACGGCGTCTCGCGGAGCTGCTGCAGGTGGGCCGCGATACGGTCCGTCTCGCCGTGCAACAGCTTGAAAGGGAGGGCACCATCAGCCCGGCTGAGGCGGGGAGCCGACGACGCATTCTGGTCACCACTTTCGCCGCTAGAAAATCCAACGCGGGCAAACACCTGAAGATCGGCCTCCTCGCTCACCGGCCTCTTGAACAATTGTCCCAGCCTGCGCTTCTGGAGGTGGATCAGATCCGGCGCGCGATCGCGGGAAAGGGTGGGTCTTTGGAAGTCTTCGCTCCTTCGTGGTATGAACGCCGTGCTCCGGCAAAGAACCTCGAGGCATTCGTTTCAGAGGAAACCTGCAGCGCGTGGATTCTGCTGAGATCAAGCGAACCGGTGCAGCGGTGGTTCATGCAGAAGGGACTGCCATGTTTGATCCGGGGCTATCCGCACGAAGGGATCGATCTGCCCCATCTCGATGTCGATTGGGAGGCAACCGCTCGCCACGCCGCCGGACGCTTGTGGAGGCTCGGTCACCAGCGCGTAGGTATCCTCGTTCCCACGGAGTCACTGCGGGGCATTGCGGCCGCTGTGAAGGGGGCGCTTGATCTTGGCGAGACGGGCTTCCAGCCATTCGAGATTCCGGAGAACGGCACGGTGGATGGCATTGCCCGTGGCTTGGCCCGTGCATTGCAGTTGCGGAATCCTCCCACCGCGCTGATTGCCACCCGGCCGCGCCAAGCAGCCACCGTGCTGACATGGCTGGGTTCCCGTGGCATCCGTGTGCCCGCGGACATCAGTTTGATCAGCCTCGCCCGCGAGCCATTTCTGGAGCATCTTGTGCCGGAGGTTTCCGGTTACGATGTCGATCCTGATTCGGTGGCAAAGCAGGTGATGCGCCGCCTCACCTCATTGATCTCCGGCAATCCCCATCCGGGAGGAAATTCATGGATCACTCCGGAGGTGGTGAAAGGGGCTTCGGTGGCGGCGTTGAAGGCGTGA
- a CDS encoding galactose oxidase, whose translation MSSSLTPSLIAAALSVLPSAGVAGISTTLLPQVPDERGFAGAFTGVQDHILLAGGGANFPDGRMPWDGGTKVWHDKLFSLDLSKPDATWQEIGKLPAANGYGVSLTVPEGVLLIGGGDAARNFREVHLLTLEDTTPRFRALPLLPEPLAQMCGAMIGRKVHLCGGIVKPDSTTASSKHWVLDLDAMENGWKEEAGLPAPSRILATAAAVDESFFVMGGCSLAPDDQGKPKRTYLQDAWMFKDGRWTQLADMPRPAVGAATPAPVVNHSLLLVSGDDGTQVGIAKPEEHKGFARDVHRYDLVSGTWSKDGMLTLPPPVTLAVAPWKDGTIFFNGEVRPGVRTNQVFILHPDR comes from the coding sequence ATGAGTTCCTCCCTGACACCGTCGCTGATCGCTGCCGCCCTGTCCGTTCTCCCATCCGCAGGCGTGGCCGGGATCTCGACCACGCTGCTGCCACAGGTGCCGGATGAACGCGGCTTCGCCGGGGCCTTCACCGGAGTGCAGGACCACATCCTGCTCGCGGGTGGCGGGGCGAATTTTCCCGATGGCCGGATGCCATGGGACGGCGGAACGAAGGTGTGGCACGACAAGCTCTTTTCCCTCGATCTCTCAAAGCCGGATGCGACGTGGCAGGAGATTGGCAAACTTCCTGCCGCGAATGGTTACGGCGTTTCGCTGACAGTTCCCGAAGGCGTGCTTCTCATCGGCGGCGGAGATGCCGCCCGGAATTTCCGCGAGGTCCATCTGCTGACGCTGGAGGATACCACACCCCGTTTCCGTGCCCTGCCGCTGCTGCCGGAACCTCTCGCCCAGATGTGTGGCGCGATGATCGGCCGCAAGGTGCATCTGTGCGGCGGCATCGTGAAGCCGGACTCTACCACTGCCTCGTCCAAACACTGGGTGCTGGATCTGGATGCGATGGAGAATGGCTGGAAGGAGGAGGCGGGACTGCCTGCTCCGAGCCGTATCCTCGCCACCGCCGCCGCTGTCGATGAATCCTTCTTCGTCATGGGTGGTTGCTCGCTGGCACCCGATGACCAAGGCAAACCCAAGCGCACCTACTTGCAGGACGCCTGGATGTTCAAGGATGGCAGATGGACGCAACTCGCCGACATGCCCCGGCCTGCGGTGGGGGCTGCCACACCCGCACCGGTGGTGAATCACTCCCTCCTCCTGGTTTCCGGTGACGATGGCACTCAGGTCGGTATCGCGAAGCCGGAGGAGCACAAGGGTTTCGCCCGCGACGTCCATCGCTACGATCTTGTCTCCGGCACATGGAGCAAGGATGGCATGCTTACCCTTCCCCCGCCGGTCACACTTGCGGTTGCTCCCTGGAAGGACGGCACGATCTTCTTCAACGGCGAAGTGCGGCCCGGCGTCCGCACCAACCAGGTCTTCATCCTCCACCCGGATCGCTGA
- a CDS encoding MFS transporter, with translation MSDLPTNNASRQAWLTVALLWPVALLNYLDRQIFSTMKQSIMSGVPDIATNEHFGDLMAVFLFVYGFFSPVGGYVADRFNRRWVIIVSLGVWSAITWLTGHATTYQQMWWARALMGVSEACYIPAALALIADFHRSGTRSRAVGIHQSGIYLGIILGGQGGYIADSSHGWRAAFHWFGLAGVIYAAVLLLCLKNGPKVFSDATRGPRPGVLMSLRQLFGIGSFILLILYFSLPAMPGWVVKSWMPALLAETFHLNQGEAGVSATLWITLASIGGVVIGSTLADRWTRLTPRGHVFVSAIGMAVCIPALFGIGYAPSLGVAIAFLILFGLGWGFFDANNMPILCQIVRPELRATGYGLMNMASVTVGGLAVKLVGAMRDAGSSPALIFTTFGIMAAIAVALVLMIRPHGATASTD, from the coding sequence ATGTCCGATCTCCCAACAAACAACGCCTCACGTCAGGCATGGCTCACGGTCGCCCTGCTGTGGCCGGTGGCGTTGTTGAACTACCTGGACCGCCAGATCTTCTCGACAATGAAGCAGTCGATCATGTCCGGCGTACCGGACATCGCGACCAACGAGCACTTTGGAGATCTGATGGCGGTGTTCCTATTCGTTTACGGGTTCTTCAGTCCGGTGGGTGGTTACGTGGCGGACCGTTTCAACCGGAGATGGGTGATCATCGTGAGCCTGGGCGTGTGGTCCGCCATCACCTGGCTGACGGGACATGCCACCACCTATCAGCAGATGTGGTGGGCACGGGCGCTCATGGGAGTCAGCGAGGCGTGTTACATTCCCGCGGCACTGGCCTTGATCGCGGACTTTCATCGCAGTGGCACACGTTCGCGCGCCGTGGGCATTCATCAGTCCGGGATCTATCTCGGTATCATCCTCGGTGGACAAGGTGGCTACATCGCGGACTCCAGCCACGGTTGGCGCGCCGCCTTCCATTGGTTCGGCCTCGCGGGAGTGATTTACGCGGCGGTGCTTCTGCTGTGTCTGAAAAACGGGCCGAAGGTTTTCTCCGACGCCACACGCGGGCCCCGGCCCGGCGTGCTCATGTCCCTGCGCCAACTCTTCGGCATCGGATCGTTCATCCTGCTCATCTTGTATTTCTCACTTCCCGCCATGCCCGGCTGGGTGGTGAAAAGCTGGATGCCCGCCCTTCTCGCGGAGACCTTCCATCTCAACCAAGGAGAAGCCGGAGTTTCTGCAACCTTATGGATCACACTGGCTTCGATCGGAGGAGTCGTCATCGGTAGCACTCTCGCGGACCGATGGACGCGGCTGACTCCGCGCGGACATGTGTTCGTAAGCGCGATCGGAATGGCGGTGTGCATTCCCGCGCTCTTCGGGATCGGCTATGCGCCGTCGCTGGGCGTGGCGATCGCCTTCCTGATCCTCTTCGGCCTCGGATGGGGATTCTTCGATGCCAACAACATGCCGATCCTCTGCCAGATCGTGCGCCCGGAACTGCGCGCCACCGGTTACGGGCTGATGAACATGGCCAGTGTGACCGTCGGCGGCCTCGCCGTGAAACTGGTGGGGGCGATGCGCGACGCCGGTTCATCCCCCGCCCTGATCTTCACCACCTTCGGGATCATGGCAGCTATCGCCGTGGCGCTGGTGCTGATGATTCGTCCGCATGGAGCCACAGCATCCACCGATTGA